A window from Populus trichocarpa isolate Nisqually-1 chromosome 3, P.trichocarpa_v4.1, whole genome shotgun sequence encodes these proteins:
- the LOC7478373 gene encoding uncharacterized protein LOC7478373 translates to MAPAPRGCWGVAAEKARRCVRTVIFMVAMVASLLVSSMPVLVAIGDVVVPFFLVSSFTCLTCFGFKSHLRKYSFKSSFTDIPLVSLIRSFLIICVYSMCDAPALSHGPYLGTVTLCSVVSIVLLSIKTCVFTVNSQIEAEASTSSISRQKLHLKKSWGMPVLFLSSVVFALGHTVVAYRTSCRARRKLMFHRADPEAVLSCKSVFSGYQKVPRSPTPTAGRTPKSDSEMKRKPFGTTRDEGELPVRLLADIDSLFITCRGLTVHYKLCFPGAPPCYLYSTAALESSSSCSSPKLAPGRLRLERQPFSAVVKTQHHLHRSCSNQFYSSSLYAPLLDSSPTSVLSEEIPVLNLEDAVQEDGICEPKPVIPGQDMEESSQLGIVLVHGFGGGVFSWRHVMGVLCQQVGCKVAAFDRPGWGLTSRLRHKDWEDKELPNPYKLETQVDLLLSFCSEMGFSSVVLIGHDDGGLLALKAVQRVQASMNSFNVTIKGVVLLNVSLSREVVPAFARILLRTSLGKKHLVRSLLRTEIIQVVNRRAWYDATKLTTEVLSLYKAQLCVEGWDEAVHEIGKLSCETVLSPQNSASLLKAVEGMPVLVIAGAEDALVPLKSSQAMASKLVNSRLVAISGCGHLPHEECPKALLAAITPFISRLLVEPDLENQ, encoded by the exons ATGGCGCCGGCGCCGAGAGGATGTTGGGGGGTGGCGGCGGAGAAGGCCAGGAGGTGTGTGCGGACGGTGATTTTCATGGTGGCGATGGTAGCGTCGCTCTTGGTATCATCGATGCCGGTGCTTGTGGCTATTGGCGACGTGGTGGTTCCTTTCTTTTTGGTGTCGAGCTTCACGTGCCTGACGTGTTTTGGATTCAAAAGTCATTTGCGTAAATACTCTTTTAAGAGCTCCTTCACCGATATCCCGCTCGTTTCTCTTATCAGATCTTTCCTCATCATct GTGTTTATTCAATGTGTGACGCACCGGCACTATCACATGGACCTTACCTTGGAACTGTGACACTATGTTCTGTTGTTTCAATCGTGCTTCTTTCGATTAAGACGTGCGTTTTCACCGTCAATTCTCAAATTGAGGCTGAAGCTTCAACTTCTTCAATCTCAAGGCAGAAGCTTCATCTGAAGAAGTCATGGGGGATGcctgttttgtttctttcttcagTAGTCTTTGCGCTTGGTCACACCGTGGTTGCTTATAGAACTAGCTGCAGAGCAAGGAGAAAGCTTATGTTTCACCGAGCTGACCCCGAAGCT GTGCTTTCATGTAAAAGTGTCTTCTCGGGCTATCAGAAGGTTCCACGATCTCCCACTCCCACAGCAGGAAGAACCCCTAAAAGTGACAGTGAAATGAAGCGAAAGCCTTTCGGAACAACTCGTGATGAAGGGGAACTCCCAGTCAGATTACTTGCTGACATTGACAGCCTGTTCATTACGTGCCGGGGACTTACAGTCCACTACAAGCTCTGCTTTCCTGGTGCACCCCCGTGTTATTTATACTCAACTGCCGCTCTTGAATCTAGTTCTAGCTGTAGCTCACCAAAGCTAGCACCGGGAAGGTTAAGACTTGAAAGGCAGCCGTTTAGCGCCGTAGTAAAAACCCAGCATCATCTACATAGGAGTTGTAGCAATCAATTTTACAGCTCTTCACTGTATGCTCCGCTATTGGATAGTTCTCCAACTTCTGTTCTATCTGAAGAAATTCCTGTTCTCAACCTAGAAGATGCTGTTCAGGAGGATGGAATATGTGAACCGAAACCTGTGATTCCTGGTCAAGACATGGAGGAAAGTAGCCAGTTAGGTATCGTTCTAGTTCATGGGTTTGGAGGTGGAGTTTTCTCATGGAGGCATGTGATGGGAGTGTTATGTCAGCAGGTTGGTTGTAAAGTTGCTGCTTTTGATAGGCCTGGTTGGGGGTTAACTTCTCGGCTACGCCATAAGGATTGGGAGGATAAAGAACTGCCCAACCCATACAAGCTTGAAACTCAG GTTGACctgcttctttctttctgttctgAGATGGGTTTTTCTTCAGTGGTGCTTATCGGTCATGATGATGGAGGCTTGCTTGCTTTAAAAGCTGTTCAAAGAGTTCAAGCATCAATGAATTCTTTCAAT GTTACAATTAAAGGGGTGGTATTGCTAAATGTTAGCTTGTCTAGAGAAGTGGTTCCTGCCTTTGCTAGGATACTTCTACGCACTTCTCTTGGGAAAAAACACTTGGTTCGTTCTCTACTGCGAACAGAAATTATTCAAGTGGTGAATAGGCGCGCATGGTATGATGCTACCAAGCTAACGACAGAGGTTTTGAGTCTTTATAAG GCACAATTATGCGTCGAAGGTTGGGATGAAGCAGTCCATGAGATAGGTAAACTTTCGTGTGAGACAGTCCTTTCACCACAAAATTCTGCATCGTTGTTGAAGGCTGTAGAAGGCATGCCAGTGTTAGTCATTGCAGGTGCTGAAGATGCCCTCGTTCCACTTAAATCTTCTCAAGCCATGGCTTCAAAACTTGTAAATTCT AGACTGGTCGCTATATCTGGATGCGGCCATCTTCCACATGAAGAGTGCCCCAAGGCATTACTGGCAGCTATAACACCGTTCATAAGCAGACTCTTGGTTGAACCAGATTTGGAAAACCAATAG
- the LOC7478372 gene encoding uncharacterized protein LOC7478372, with product MDKKKVAVPLVCHGHSRPVVDLFYSPVTPDGFFLISASKDSSPMLRNGETGDWIGTFEGHKGAVWSCCLDTSALRAASGSADFSAKLWDALTGDELHSFEHKHIVRACTFSEDTHLLLTGGVEKILRIFDLNRPDAPPREVDNSPGSIRTVAWLHSDQTILSSCTDIGGVRLWDVRSGKIVQTLETKSPVTSAEVSRDGRYITTADGSTVKFWDANHFGLVKSYDMPCNVESASLEPKLGNKFVAGGEDMWIHVFDFHTGEQIGCNKGHHGPVHCLRFSPGGESYASGSEDGTIRIWQLGPAIHDENDSVPGNGPTGKVEVSADDVAQKIEGFHISGEGKTTEKENATDA from the exons ATGGACAAGAAGAAGGTGGCAGTGCCATTAGTGTGCCATGGACATTCACGTCCTGTTGTGGATTTGTTTTACAGTCCTGTCACTCCTGATGGCTTCTTTCTCATCAGTGCTAGCAAGG ATTCTAGTCCAATGTTGAGAAATGGGGAGACTGGTGATTGGATTGGAACATTTGAGGGGCACAAGGGTGCAGTGTGGAGTTGCTGCCTGGACACTAGTGCTTTGCGTGCAGCATCTGGCTCTGCTGATTTTTCTGC AAAACTGTGGGATGCATTGACAGGGGATGAATTACACTCTTTTGAGCATAAGCATATTGTTCGAGCATGCACATTTTCAGAG GATACACACCTTCTACTTACTGGTGGAGTTGAAAAAATTCTTCGTATATTTGACTTGAATCGTCCAGATGCACCCCCAAGAGAAGTTGACAATTCACCAGGTTCAATCAGAACTGTTGCATGGCTTCACAGTGATCAGACCATATTAAGTTCTTGTACTGATATTGGTGGTGTGAG GTTATGGGATGTCCGAAGTGGCAAAATTGTTCAAACTCTTGAAACAAAGTCACCTGTAACAAGTGCTGAAGTGAGTCGGGATGGTCGCTATATAACTACTGCTGATGGATCTACAGTTAAATTTTGGGATGCAAATCA CTTTGGATTGGTGAAAAGCTATGACATGCCATGCAATGTGGAATCAGCTTCATTGGAACCAAAACTTGGTAATAAGTTTGTTGCTGGAGGAGAAGATATGTGGATCCATGTCTTTGATTTCCACACAGGAGAACAGATCG GATGCAACAAGGGTCACCATGGTCCTGTTCATTGTTTGCGATTCTCACCTGGAGGAGAATCTTATGCATCAGGATCCGAAGATGGAACCATCAGAATATGGCAACTGGGCCCTGCAATTCATGATGAGAATGATTCTGTTCCTGGGAACGGACCAACTGGGAAAGTGGAGGTTTCTGCTGACGATGTTGCCCAAAAGATCGAGGGCTTTCATATTAGCGGAGAAGGGAAAACTACGGAGAAGGAAAATGCAACAGATGCCTGA